The proteins below come from a single Miscanthus floridulus cultivar M001 chromosome 1, ASM1932011v1, whole genome shotgun sequence genomic window:
- the LOC136478068 gene encoding photosystem I reaction center subunit III, chloroplastic-like, with protein sequence MAALAASSTAVFAAKPRLPRARLSVACSTTGGDSNGSSNSVSLASSVKTFSAALALSSVLLSSAATSPPPAAADIAGLTPCKESKAFAKREKNSIKKLTASLKKYAPDSAPALAINATIEKTKRRFENYGKFGLLCGADGLPHLIVSGDQRHWGEFITPGLLFLYIAGWIGWVGRSYLIAISGEKKPAMREIIIDVELAIRLLPRGFIWPVAAYRELINGDLVVDDKDVGYY encoded by the coding sequence ATGGCCGCCCTCGCCGCCTCCTCCACGGCCGTCTTCGCCGCCAAGCCGCGCCTCCCTCGCGCGCGCCTCTCCGTGGCCTGCTCCACCACCGGCGGCGACAGCAACGGCAGCTCCAACAGCGTGTCGCTCGCGTCCTCCGTGAAGACGTTCTCGGCCGCGCTGGCGCTGTCGTCGGTGCTGCTGTCCTCGGCCGCCACCTCCCCACCGCCCGCGGCCGCCGACATCGCGGGCCTGACCCCGTGCAAGGAGTCCAAGGCGTTCGCGAAGCGCGAGAAGAACTCGATCAAGAAGCTCACGGCGTCGCTGAAGAAGTACGCGCCCGACAGCGCCCCGGCGCTCGCCATCAACGCCACCATCGAGAAGACGAAGCGGCGGTTCGAGAACTACGGCAAGTTCGGGCTGCTCTGCGGCGCCGACGGACTGCCCCACCTCATCGTCAGCGGCGACCAGCGGCACTGGGGCGAGTTCATCACCCCCGGCCTGCTCTTCCTCTACATCGCCGGGTGGATCGGGTGGGTCGGCAGGAGCTATCTCATCGCCATCAGCGGCGAGAAGAAGCCCGCCATGAGGGAGATTATCATCGACGTCGAGCTCGCCATCCGCCTCCTCCCCAGGGGGTTCATCTGGCCCGTCGCGGCGTACCGCGAGCTCATCAACGGAGACCTCGTCGTCGATGACAAGGACGTCGGCTACTACTAA